From Streptomyces sp. TLI_235, a single genomic window includes:
- a CDS encoding LmbE family N-acetylglucosaminyl deacetylase (manually curated) — protein MIRLGAGRPRRIVAVGAHCDDIAIGAGGTLLTMCLARPGLRVDALVLSGGGGERELEERDALAAFCPDADLRLTVLKLPDGRLPAHWDEAKVSVEELRGRTEPDLVLAPRTEDAHQDHRGLARLVTTAFRDHLVLGYEIVKWDGDLGRPTAYQPLSPAIAEEKVRLLQEQYPSQRRRPWYDREAFLGLARIRGIECHARYAEAFAVTKLVLDLEG, from the coding sequence GTGATCCGGCTCGGCGCCGGGCGCCCGAGGAGGATCGTCGCGGTGGGGGCGCACTGCGACGACATCGCCATCGGCGCCGGCGGCACGCTGCTGACGATGTGCCTCGCGCGCCCGGGCCTCAGGGTCGACGCGCTGGTGCTCTCCGGCGGCGGCGGCGAGCGGGAGCTGGAGGAGCGGGACGCGCTCGCCGCCTTCTGTCCGGACGCCGACCTGCGCCTGACCGTGCTCAAGCTGCCGGACGGCCGGCTGCCCGCGCACTGGGACGAGGCCAAGGTCTCGGTCGAGGAACTGCGCGGACGGACCGAGCCGGACCTGGTCCTCGCACCGCGCACCGAGGACGCGCACCAGGACCACCGCGGACTGGCGCGGCTGGTGACCACCGCGTTCCGCGACCACCTCGTGCTCGGCTACGAGATCGTCAAGTGGGACGGCGACCTCGGCCGTCCGACGGCGTACCAGCCGCTGTCCCCGGCGATCGCCGAGGAGAAGGTGCGGCTGTTGCAGGAGCAGTACCCCTCGCAACGGCGCCGGCCCTGGTACGACCGGGAGGCCTTCCTCGGGCTGGCCCGGATCCGCGGCATCGAATGCCACGCGCGCTACGCCGAGGCGTTCGCCGTCACCAAACTCGTTCTCGATCTGGAGGGATGA
- a CDS encoding glucose-1-phosphate cytidylyltransferase — MKVVLFCGGYGLRMRSGASDDVPKPMAMVGPRPLIWHVMRYYAYFGHTEFILCLGYGAHHIKDFFLNYEETTSNDFVLRGGRTELLSTDIASWTITFAQTGIESPIGERLRRVRHHLDGDEMFLANYADVLTDAPLPAMIDAFARRDVGASMMVVPPQSSFHCVDLGEDGLVGGITAVSELPLWENGGYFVLRQEVFDHIPENGDLVADGCAGLAKHGRLVAHRHRGFWKPTDTVKERAALDDAYARGDRPWAVWERDGAGATGSGDNLVARTG, encoded by the coding sequence GTGAAGGTCGTCCTGTTCTGCGGCGGTTACGGGCTGCGGATGCGCAGCGGAGCCTCCGACGACGTGCCCAAGCCGATGGCGATGGTCGGGCCGCGGCCGCTGATCTGGCACGTCATGCGCTACTACGCGTACTTCGGGCACACCGAGTTCATCCTGTGCCTCGGGTACGGGGCCCACCACATCAAGGACTTCTTCCTCAACTACGAGGAGACGACCTCCAACGACTTCGTGCTGCGGGGCGGGCGGACCGAGCTGCTGTCCACCGACATCGCCTCCTGGACGATCACGTTCGCGCAGACCGGCATCGAGTCGCCGATCGGGGAGCGGCTGCGCCGGGTGCGCCACCACCTGGACGGCGACGAGATGTTCCTCGCCAACTACGCCGACGTGCTCACCGACGCCCCGTTGCCGGCGATGATCGACGCGTTCGCCCGGCGCGACGTCGGTGCGTCGATGATGGTGGTGCCGCCGCAGTCCTCGTTCCACTGCGTGGACCTCGGCGAGGACGGCCTGGTGGGGGGCATCACCGCGGTGAGCGAGCTGCCGCTGTGGGAGAACGGCGGCTACTTCGTGCTCCGCCAGGAGGTCTTCGACCACATCCCGGAGAACGGCGACCTGGTCGCCGACGGATGCGCCGGACTGGCCAAGCACGGCCGGCTGGTGGCGCACCGGCACCGCGGCTTCTGGAAGCCGACCGACACCGTGAAGGAACGGGCCGCGCTCGACGACGCCTACGCCCGGGGCGACCGCCCGTGGGCCGTCTGGGAACGGGACGGCGCGGGCGCGACCGGCAGCGGCGACAACCTCGTGGCGAGGACCGGGTGA